A region of Crassaminicella thermophila DNA encodes the following proteins:
- a CDS encoding HNH endonuclease, which yields MALKKTCTCGRIIDYNQKHCEECEKKYKQERRESAKQYDRHVRYSKDNIKYSKFYHSAEWAKARQVAIVRDHALCQDCLKENRITVYDTVHHIIPIKQDWDKRLDIDNLVCLCESCHQKRHKELK from the coding sequence ATGGCACTAAAGAAAACTTGTACATGCGGAAGAATAATAGACTATAATCAAAAGCATTGTGAAGAATGCGAGAAGAAATACAAGCAAGAAAGAAGAGAAAGCGCTAAGCAATATGATAGACATGTTAGATATAGCAAAGATAACATTAAGTACAGTAAATTCTATCATAGTGCTGAATGGGCAAAAGCAAGACAAGTTGCTATAGTTAGAGATCACGCTTTATGCCAGGACTGTTTAAAAGAGAATAGAATCACAGTATACGATACAGTACATCATATTATACCGATTAAACAAGATTGGGATAAAAGATTAGATATAGATAACTTAGTATGTTTATGTGAGAGTTGCCATCAAAAGAGACATAAGGAGTTGAAATAA
- a CDS encoding phage terminase small subunit P27 family, protein MARPSKSIKTMSKNLTKEERAIRLETEEKLRGGADKISPPKHLNARQKKIFNYIVEELEASGILGNLDIYILGACAIAIDRLQQIEKMINKDIKMLMNKDLMRAKEKYTKDFFRCCNELSLSPQSRAKLGNINLQAKQQQEDPLLRVLAGGKE, encoded by the coding sequence ATGGCAAGACCTTCAAAAAGCATAAAAACTATGAGCAAGAATTTAACTAAAGAAGAAAGAGCAATCAGGCTAGAAACAGAAGAAAAATTACGAGGTGGAGCCGATAAAATTTCCCCACCTAAACATTTGAATGCAAGACAGAAAAAAATATTTAATTATATAGTCGAAGAACTTGAAGCGAGTGGAATACTTGGGAATCTAGATATTTACATCTTAGGGGCTTGTGCTATTGCTATTGATAGATTACAACAAATAGAAAAAATGATTAACAAAGATATAAAAATGTTAATGAATAAAGATCTCATGAGAGCTAAAGAAAAATATACAAAAGATTTCTTTAGATGTTGTAATGAACTAAGTTTAAGTCCACAGTCGAGAGCAAAATTAGGTAATATTAATTTACAAGCGAAACAACAGCAAGAAGATCCATTGCTTAGAGTATTAGCTGGTGGTAAAGAATGA
- a CDS encoding terminase large subunit, which produces MILLDKAIKYATDVVEGKEITTKEVIIQCKWFLIDYNKRQHKDDFEFYFDTSEMEKIEGILKLLNFATGLNIVGKTILDGLWGFQAFFLCNIFGWRFKTDKRKFRYRDVTLFIPRKNAKTFICALILIILMLTEDKHSEFYSICLDRELAGEVKKAITQIIQASPVVEKYFKLSTTLSGKIICKLTNSYYQARTAEANRNNSIRPSAFIADEIGAFRDYKNITAMQSGQLSVRNPLRFKLTTAYAESESIMLEELDYIRKVYDGVIEDKRMFALLYYAEDEHKWDDIGLQQANPLRIKENYQEIKDNRKKALEKPSERTEFLTKHMNIFVDDIKENKYIDFTYWKKGELEKIDLEGKEVVVGVDLSLTTDLTAVDIMYKKNGQYFLKSHAFLPEDTLPLRREKIDYRQMEKLGYCTITKGNIVDYLVVEDYIRNIEESNCKIKCIVSDPYNALQMMQSLANDYEVIMLKQTYSQLSPSIKSFRDDVYKGNIFYEKNKLLDWCMSNATTVKGRTTDDILLAKENKNKHRIDLVVAAIFAYSQLYLIDESINIQEVTEDYLNMMGW; this is translated from the coding sequence ATGATACTTTTAGATAAAGCTATTAAATACGCTACTGATGTTGTAGAAGGTAAAGAAATAACAACTAAAGAAGTAATAATTCAATGCAAGTGGTTCTTGATAGATTATAATAAGAGACAACATAAAGATGATTTTGAATTTTATTTTGATACATCAGAAATGGAAAAGATAGAAGGTATATTGAAATTATTAAATTTTGCAACAGGTTTAAATATAGTTGGTAAAACAATATTAGATGGATTATGGGGCTTTCAAGCCTTTTTTTTATGCAATATATTTGGTTGGAGATTTAAAACAGATAAGCGAAAATTCAGATATAGAGATGTTACGTTATTTATCCCAAGAAAAAATGCTAAAACATTCATATGTGCATTAATACTAATAATACTTATGTTGACGGAAGACAAACACAGTGAATTTTATTCTATATGCTTAGATAGGGAACTTGCTGGAGAGGTTAAAAAAGCTATTACTCAAATAATACAAGCAAGTCCAGTAGTAGAAAAGTATTTCAAATTGTCAACTACTCTAAGCGGAAAGATAATTTGCAAACTTACAAATAGTTACTATCAAGCAAGAACTGCTGAAGCAAATAGAAATAACTCTATCAGACCGAGTGCTTTCATAGCCGACGAGATAGGAGCATTTAGAGATTATAAAAACATAACAGCCATGCAATCAGGACAATTAAGTGTTAGAAACCCTTTAAGGTTTAAACTGACAACTGCATATGCCGAAAGTGAATCTATAATGCTTGAAGAACTGGACTATATTAGAAAAGTATATGATGGCGTTATTGAAGATAAAAGAATGTTTGCTTTGCTTTATTATGCAGAAGATGAACATAAATGGGATGATATAGGCTTGCAACAAGCTAATCCACTACGAATTAAAGAAAATTATCAAGAAATAAAAGATAATCGTAAAAAAGCATTAGAAAAACCTTCTGAACGTACAGAATTTCTAACTAAACACATGAATATATTTGTTGATGATATAAAAGAAAATAAATATATAGATTTCACATATTGGAAAAAAGGTGAATTAGAGAAAATAGATTTAGAAGGCAAAGAGGTTGTGGTAGGGGTAGACTTATCGCTTACTACTGACCTTACAGCAGTAGATATTATGTACAAGAAAAATGGGCAGTATTTTCTTAAATCACATGCTTTTTTACCCGAAGATACTTTACCGTTAAGACGAGAAAAAATAGATTATAGGCAAATGGAGAAACTAGGATATTGCACTATTACAAAAGGCAATATAGTGGATTACTTAGTTGTTGAGGACTATATAAGAAATATTGAAGAAAGTAATTGCAAAATTAAATGTATAGTATCTGACCCATATAATGCATTACAGATGATGCAGAGTTTAGCAAATGATTACGAGGTTATAATGCTAAAACAAACTTATTCGCAGTTAAGTCCTAGTATAAAAAGTTTTAGAGATGATGTATATAAAGGCAATATATTCTATGAAAAAAATAAACTGTTAGACTGGTGTATGAGCAATGCAACAACAGTTAAAGGAAGAACAACAGATGATATATTACTTGCTAAAGAAAACAAAAACAAACATAGAATAGACTTAGTTGTTGCAGCAATATTTGCTTATAGTCAGCTTTATTTGATAGATGAAAGTATTAATATTCAGGAAGTTACAGAGGATTATTTGAACATGATGGGCTGGTAA
- a CDS encoding phage portal protein, protein MSIFSWLKSKFKNETVDTNNPALLEWLGIDPNTNKNKLSDATYFACIKKLSESVGKLTLKMYQNTDKGIIKSNKSELYNVLKLRPNPYMAATTFWSTVEMNRNHYGNAYVWCRYIGPKLQDLWIMPSTDVTVVVDDKGILGAKGRIWYKYRDSKSNKLYTFNSDEVMHFKTSTTFDGIIGKSVREILKQTVEGSLESQNFMNNLYKSGLTGKAVLEYTGELNKEAKERLVKGFEEFANGSKNAGKIIPVPLGMKLTPLNIKLTDSQFFELKKYTALQIAAAFGIMPNQINDFEKSSYASAEMQNLAFYTDTLLYILKQYEEEITYKVLSSQMINQGYFFKFNVNSILRADLETQMKSLATAVQNGIYTPNEAREYLDKPTHEGGDILMANGNYIPLTMVGNQYKKGGNS, encoded by the coding sequence ATGAGCATATTTAGTTGGTTGAAAAGCAAATTTAAAAATGAGACTGTAGATACAAACAACCCAGCACTTTTGGAATGGCTAGGAATAGACCCTAATACAAATAAAAACAAGTTGTCTGATGCAACCTATTTTGCTTGTATAAAGAAGTTATCTGAAAGTGTAGGAAAACTAACCTTAAAAATGTATCAAAATACAGATAAAGGAATTATAAAAAGTAATAAAAGCGAGCTTTATAATGTATTAAAATTGCGACCTAATCCGTACATGGCAGCTACTACATTTTGGAGTACGGTCGAAATGAATAGAAATCACTATGGCAATGCTTACGTGTGGTGTAGATATATTGGCCCTAAATTGCAAGATTTATGGATCATGCCTAGTACAGATGTAACTGTTGTGGTAGATGATAAAGGGATATTAGGTGCAAAAGGACGCATTTGGTATAAATATAGAGACAGTAAAAGCAATAAGCTGTATACATTTAATTCTGACGAGGTAATGCATTTTAAGACTTCTACAACGTTTGATGGTATTATAGGTAAAAGTGTTAGAGAGATACTAAAGCAGACAGTAGAAGGAAGTTTAGAAAGCCAAAATTTTATGAATAACTTATATAAGAGCGGGCTAACAGGCAAAGCCGTATTAGAGTATACGGGTGAGTTAAATAAAGAAGCTAAAGAAAGATTAGTTAAAGGTTTCGAAGAATTTGCTAATGGTTCAAAGAATGCAGGAAAAATTATACCTGTCCCACTAGGCATGAAATTAACTCCTTTAAATATTAAATTGACTGATAGTCAGTTTTTTGAGCTAAAAAAATATACAGCATTACAGATTGCAGCTGCATTTGGAATTATGCCTAATCAGATAAATGACTTTGAAAAATCTAGTTATGCAAGTGCAGAAATGCAAAACTTAGCTTTTTATACAGATACACTTCTCTATATTTTAAAGCAATATGAAGAAGAAATAACATATAAAGTATTAAGTAGCCAAATGATTAATCAAGGCTACTTTTTTAAATTCAATGTAAATTCGATCTTAAGGGCAGATTTAGAAACACAGATGAAAAGTTTAGCAACAGCAGTGCAAAATGGCATTTATACGCCAAATGAAGCACGAGAATATTTAGACAAACCTACACATGAAGGCGGTGATATATTAATGGCTAATGGCAATTATATACCGCTTACAATGGTGGGTAACCAGTATAAGAAAGGAGGTAACAGCTAA
- a CDS encoding head maturation protease, ClpP-related, translated as MKIEIKGPIISSSVQWIYDLFEMEATSPKKVKEQLKNAKDNEDVEVEINSGGGSVFAGSEIYTMLKDYGGNVTVKIVGLAASAASVIAMAGNKVMMSPTGQIMIHNASISGVNGDKNTLNHEAGVLESIDSTIAYAYELKTGMTEKELLDMMNKETWLSPKKALDYGFIDEIMFTENNQNSFVASVNCEIIPQQVIDKLRNELLGKGGISNLLNNTEETAEKSTKKSSNELELAKAKLKLKINL; from the coding sequence ATGAAAATAGAAATTAAAGGTCCTATTATATCTAGTAGTGTGCAATGGATTTATGATTTATTTGAAATGGAAGCTACTAGCCCTAAGAAGGTAAAAGAACAACTTAAAAATGCAAAAGATAATGAGGATGTTGAAGTTGAGATAAACAGCGGTGGTGGTTCTGTATTTGCAGGATCAGAAATATATACTATGCTAAAAGATTATGGAGGAAATGTAACAGTAAAAATAGTTGGTTTAGCCGCTAGTGCTGCAAGTGTAATTGCAATGGCTGGGAACAAGGTTATGATGTCGCCTACTGGTCAAATAATGATACATAACGCTAGCATTAGTGGAGTGAATGGAGATAAAAATACACTTAACCATGAAGCGGGAGTTTTAGAAAGTATTGATAGCACAATAGCTTATGCGTATGAGTTAAAAACTGGCATGACAGAAAAAGAATTATTAGACATGATGAATAAAGAAACTTGGCTATCTCCTAAAAAAGCATTAGATTATGGCTTTATTGATGAAATTATGTTCACTGAAAATAATCAAAACAGCTTTGTAGCAAGTGTAAATTGTGAAATAATACCACAACAAGTTATTGATAAGCTAAGAAATGAATTGCTAGGAAAAGGTGGTATAAGCAATTTATTAAATAATACGGAAGAAACTGCAGAAAAGTCTACAAAAAAATCAAGCAACGAATTAGAATTAGCAAAAGCTAAATTAAAATTAAAAATAAATTTATAG
- a CDS encoding phage major capsid protein: MLKSVEMKQELEVLKNEARKLLEDKEAKLEDIEAKNAEIETLQAKIIMQEKLEQEEKEEMENATFEEETLQDDVTKEFINGLRTKFENAMSEGSSTDGGYTVPQDILTKINELRERKDALQNLITVEKVTAPTGSRVFKARAQQTGFAEVAENGSIPEKATPQFTQLTYSVKKYAGFLKVTNELLKDSDIAIRSTVEKWLGDESRVTRNKLILAELDKKAKTAIASVDDIKDVLNVQLDPAFRYTSVIVTNQDGFNWLDKQKDSDGNYLLQPSVSSPTGKQLFGVDIVMVSNKDLPSDTTNGTKAPFIIGDLKEAIVMFEKEGMELRASDVAGDAYLTDVTLFRAIEREEVKTRDSEAFVYGQVAIA, encoded by the coding sequence ATGTTAAAATCAGTTGAAATGAAACAAGAATTAGAGGTTTTGAAAAACGAAGCGAGAAAACTATTGGAAGATAAAGAAGCTAAATTAGAGGATATTGAAGCTAAAAATGCAGAAATAGAAACACTGCAAGCGAAAATCATTATGCAAGAGAAATTAGAGCAGGAGGAAAAAGAAGAAATGGAAAATGCAACATTTGAAGAAGAAACACTACAAGATGATGTAACAAAAGAATTTATAAATGGTTTAAGAACGAAATTCGAAAATGCTATGAGTGAAGGTTCTAGTACAGATGGGGGTTATACTGTACCACAGGATATTTTAACTAAAATTAACGAGCTAAGAGAAAGAAAAGATGCTTTACAAAACTTAATTACAGTTGAAAAAGTAACTGCTCCAACTGGTAGTAGAGTATTTAAAGCAAGAGCACAACAAACAGGATTTGCAGAAGTTGCTGAAAATGGTTCAATCCCTGAAAAAGCTACACCACAATTCACTCAATTAACTTATTCAGTTAAGAAATATGCTGGCTTTTTGAAAGTTACAAATGAATTACTAAAAGATAGTGATATCGCAATAAGAAGCACAGTCGAAAAATGGCTAGGTGATGAATCAAGAGTAACTAGAAACAAATTAATACTTGCAGAACTTGATAAGAAGGCTAAGACAGCAATTGCAAGTGTAGATGATATTAAGGATGTATTAAATGTACAACTTGATCCTGCTTTCAGATATACAAGTGTAATAGTAACAAATCAAGATGGTTTTAACTGGTTAGATAAGCAAAAAGATAGTGATGGTAATTATTTATTGCAACCTTCTGTATCTTCCCCAACTGGAAAACAGTTATTTGGTGTCGATATAGTAATGGTATCTAATAAAGATTTGCCTTCTGACACTACAAACGGTACAAAAGCACCTTTCATAATCGGTGATTTAAAAGAAGCTATAGTAATGTTCGAAAAGGAAGGCATGGAGTTAAGAGCAAGTGATGTTGCGGGAGATGCATATTTAACTGATGTAACTCTATTCAGAGCAATTGAACGTGAAGAAGTTAAGACTAGAGATAGCGAAGCATTTGTATATGGACAAGTAGCAATAGCATAG
- a CDS encoding head-tail connector protein — MELTEIKEFLRLEQDYTEEDIFLNSLLVAAKEYIKNATGLDYDDTNELYKLAIKILVTHWYENREAISEKKTDKIAFSLNSILIQLQYCYEGDTV, encoded by the coding sequence ATGGAACTAACAGAAATAAAAGAATTTTTAAGACTAGAGCAAGACTATACGGAAGAAGATATATTTTTAAATAGTTTACTTGTTGCAGCAAAAGAATACATAAAAAATGCTACTGGATTAGATTATGACGACACAAATGAGTTATATAAGTTAGCGATTAAAATACTTGTAACACATTGGTATGAAAACAGAGAAGCAATATCAGAAAAGAAAACTGATAAAATAGCATTCTCGCTCAACTCTATATTAATACAATTGCAATATTGTTATGAAGGTGATACTGTATGA
- a CDS encoding phage head closure protein, with amino-acid sequence MNPGRLRHRIDVYGKIEIENELEEVDYIDSKIKTIWAAIIPQTASLQRGQVETILSNTTHKIIVRYSAGKDITQDMYIMFRGKRFDIKYILNPYFKNEFLEIFCEEVIE; translated from the coding sequence ATGAATCCAGGAAGATTAAGACATAGGATAGATGTATACGGAAAAATCGAAATAGAAAATGAATTGGAGGAAGTAGACTATATAGACAGTAAAATTAAGACTATATGGGCTGCTATAATTCCACAGACTGCAAGTTTGCAAAGAGGACAAGTAGAAACTATATTAAGTAATACTACGCATAAAATAATTGTGAGATACAGCGCTGGGAAAGATATTACCCAAGATATGTATATTATGTTTAGAGGTAAAAGGTTTGATATAAAATACATCCTCAATCCATATTTTAAAAATGAATTTCTAGAGATATTCTGTGAAGAAGTGATAGAGTAA
- a CDS encoding HK97 gp10 family phage protein: MAIEDGFDFSDLDNFQKKLLQKAQKEFPRETYRFMRKAGTKKKRYIKRRANQLVKKDKNNSSKEGRANYHKSWKRGKAYKRNKDNSYNVQVRNNSYHGHLIEYGHRQVTKDGKEVGFVPGKHVLEKASKEFQSQFYKMIEDWLDEMLEKGL, translated from the coding sequence ATGGCTATAGAAGATGGGTTTGATTTTAGCGATTTAGATAATTTTCAAAAGAAGTTACTCCAGAAGGCTCAAAAAGAGTTTCCTAGAGAAACTTATAGATTTATGAGAAAAGCAGGTACAAAAAAGAAAAGGTATATAAAAAGAAGGGCAAATCAACTAGTTAAAAAAGATAAAAATAATAGCAGCAAAGAGGGTAGAGCAAACTATCATAAATCTTGGAAGAGAGGAAAAGCATATAAAAGAAATAAAGATAATTCATACAATGTACAAGTAAGGAATAATAGCTATCATGGTCATTTAATAGAATATGGCCATAGGCAAGTAACTAAAGATGGAAAAGAAGTAGGATTTGTACCTGGAAAACATGTTCTTGAAAAAGCTTCGAAAGAATTTCAAAGTCAATTCTACAAAATGATTGAAGATTGGCTTGACGAAATGTTAGAAAAAGGGTTGTGA
- a CDS encoding phage tail terminator family protein — protein sequence MITLKDIKKAINSLISANFTAEITSRDIKEGFKRPSFFVEFDNVKKSPAGEDQINRELTVRIYYFPSNRYQYSVEILEVQEKLEEVFDTKLKVQDRYFNIDEVESIVTDGVLQFYFDIRYEEGREIPDAELMENLYIKEE from the coding sequence GTGATAACCTTAAAAGATATAAAAAAAGCTATAAATAGTCTTATTTCAGCTAATTTTACAGCTGAAATAACTAGCAGAGATATTAAAGAGGGGTTTAAAAGACCTTCTTTTTTTGTGGAATTTGATAATGTTAAAAAGTCTCCTGCTGGAGAGGATCAGATAAATAGGGAATTGACTGTTAGAATATATTACTTCCCTTCTAATAGGTATCAATACAGCGTTGAGATACTAGAAGTACAGGAAAAGTTAGAAGAAGTATTTGATACAAAATTAAAGGTACAAGATAGATATTTTAATATTGATGAAGTCGAAAGTATTGTAACTGATGGCGTATTACAGTTTTATTTTGACATTCGATATGAAGAAGGAAGAGAAATTCCTGACGCAGAGCTTATGGAAAATCTTTATATAAAGGAGGAATAA
- a CDS encoding phage tail sheath C-terminal domain-containing protein encodes MGLPQINIEFSGKAVSAVERSARGIVALILKDDTGTFDTKEYTSVDEIETTDWTADNLDYIKKTFMGTPSKVICERLDTTATDYNAALTRLESKKWNYLAIPSLTNATDIVTWIKGKRDNDKKTFKAVLPNASTADHEGIINFTTVDIKTADKKYTTAEYCCRIAGILAGLPFNRSATYYVLPEVENITESATPDADIDNGQLILVNDGEKIKIGRGVNSLVSTTTEKTEDFKKIKIIEIMDMIKDDIRDTFNDHYVGKVPNIYDNQVLFFTSVNAYFKGLAGDEILDPNFPNKADVDVEAQRLAWESIGTDTSTLNDQQVKEKSFRSNVYAKASIKIVDAMEDLEFSILI; translated from the coding sequence ATGGGATTACCACAAATAAATATTGAATTTAGTGGTAAAGCAGTATCGGCAGTAGAAAGAAGTGCTAGAGGAATAGTAGCACTAATTTTAAAAGATGATACTGGAACATTTGATACAAAGGAATATACAAGTGTTGATGAAATAGAAACAACGGATTGGACTGCTGATAATTTAGATTATATTAAAAAGACTTTCATGGGTACACCTAGCAAGGTTATATGTGAAAGGTTAGATACTACAGCTACAGATTATAACGCTGCACTTACTAGACTTGAGTCTAAAAAATGGAATTACCTTGCTATACCAAGTTTAACAAATGCAACTGATATTGTAACTTGGATAAAAGGGAAAAGAGATAATGATAAAAAGACTTTTAAAGCTGTACTTCCTAATGCATCAACCGCTGACCATGAAGGCATAATTAACTTCACTACTGTCGATATAAAAACAGCTGATAAAAAATATACAACAGCTGAATATTGTTGCAGAATAGCTGGGATTTTAGCAGGATTACCTTTCAATAGGTCAGCAACTTATTATGTTCTTCCAGAAGTAGAAAACATTACTGAAAGTGCTACTCCTGATGCAGATATAGATAATGGACAGCTTATTTTAGTTAATGATGGAGAAAAAATCAAGATAGGTAGAGGAGTTAACTCTCTTGTATCCACTACTACAGAAAAGACAGAAGACTTTAAGAAAATCAAGATTATAGAGATTATGGATATGATAAAAGACGATATAAGAGATACATTTAATGACCACTATGTTGGGAAAGTACCGAATATTTATGACAACCAGGTGCTATTTTTTACTTCTGTGAATGCATATTTTAAAGGTCTTGCTGGAGATGAAATTTTAGATCCAAACTTCCCTAACAAAGCAGATGTAGATGTTGAAGCTCAGAGACTTGCTTGGGAGAGCATAGGAACTGATACAAGTACATTAAATGACCAGCAAGTAAAAGAAAAATCTTTTAGAAGTAACGTCTATGCAAAGGCAAGCATTAAGATTGTAGACGCTATGGAAGATTTAGAATTTAGCATTTTAATATAG
- a CDS encoding phage tail tube protein, with the protein MTKIPSNRRINGTFGAVWLDGEKLADVDSFEAKVTINYEDVNMAEDLATHKKMTGWSGEGTLTLKKVYSTGANLLGEKLKEGKMPTFTIVGKLADPDAYGSERVALNEVTFNEFTLMKFEQKTPGTEELPFAFADYDLVDLIERG; encoded by the coding sequence ATGACCAAAATACCAAGTAATAGGCGAATTAATGGCACTTTTGGAGCTGTATGGCTTGATGGTGAAAAGCTTGCAGATGTAGATAGTTTTGAAGCGAAAGTAACTATAAATTATGAAGATGTAAATATGGCAGAAGACCTTGCAACACATAAAAAAATGACTGGTTGGTCTGGGGAAGGAACACTTACACTTAAAAAAGTTTATAGTACAGGAGCTAACCTATTAGGAGAAAAATTAAAAGAAGGGAAAATGCCAACTTTCACTATAGTAGGTAAACTAGCTGATCCTGATGCATACGGAAGTGAAAGAGTAGCATTAAATGAAGTTACGTTTAATGAATTTACTTTAATGAAATTTGAACAAAAAACGCCTGGTACAGAAGAACTACCTTTTGCTTTTGCTGATTATGATTTAGTGGATTTGATTGAAAGGGGATAG
- a CDS encoding phage tail assembly chaperone — MAKKLTLNDLIQQKEKYQVKNDVREDIAIERNGEEIIITIKKPNRALCLECISMAQDGNQQEKADIHMVYNIVVEPNLKDTNLHNAYGCVEPTDIVEKIFEPGEIAQISGYGMQLAGYGSEIKAVKDIKN; from the coding sequence ATGGCTAAAAAACTAACTTTAAATGACCTTATACAACAAAAAGAAAAATATCAAGTAAAAAATGATGTTAGAGAAGATATAGCAATAGAAAGAAATGGAGAAGAAATTATCATAACTATAAAAAAACCTAACAGAGCATTATGTTTAGAGTGTATTAGCATGGCACAAGATGGTAACCAACAAGAAAAAGCTGATATACACATGGTGTATAACATAGTTGTAGAGCCGAATTTAAAGGATACTAATTTGCACAATGCTTATGGATGTGTAGAGCCAACGGATATAGTTGAAAAAATATTTGAACCCGGAGAAATAGCTCAAATAAGTGGTTATGGTATGCAGTTAGCTGGATATGGAAGTGAAATAAAGGCGGTTAAGGATATAAAAAACTAA